A genome region from Triticum aestivum cultivar Chinese Spring chromosome 2B, IWGSC CS RefSeq v2.1, whole genome shotgun sequence includes the following:
- the LOC123039355 gene encoding SKP1-like protein 1B, translated as MHHVSSPESPALLTAPSVASSDGEEFQVEEAVAMESQTIRHMIEDDCADNGIPLPNVDSKILSKIIEYCKKHVQASPKPADSSAAADASSTTSTAAAAPAEDLKSFDAEFIKVDQNTLFDLILAANYLNIKGLLDLTCQTVADMIKGKTPEEIRKTFNIKNDFTPEEEAEIRKENQWAFE; from the exons atgCACCACGTGTCGTCCCCTGAATCGCCAGCGctgttgacggcgccgtccgttgcc AGCTCGGACGGTGAGGAATTTCAGGTCGAGGAGGCAGTCGCCATGGAGTCGCAGACCATCCGCCACATGATCGAGGACGACTGCGCCGACAACGGCATCCCGCTCCCCAACGTCGACTCCAAGATCCTCTCCAAGATCATCGAGTACTGCAAGAAGCACGTCCAGGCCAGCCCCAAACCGGCCGACTCCAGCGCTGCCGCCGACGCCAGCTCCACCACCTCTACTGCCGCCGCAGCCCCCGCCGAGGACCTCAAGAGCTTTGACGCCGAGTTCATCAAGGTCGACCAGAACACCCTCTTCGACCTCATCCTGGCTGCAAACTACCTCAACATCAAGGGATTGCTCGACCTTACTTGCCAGACTGTTGCAGACATGATCAAGGGCAAGACCCCAGAGGAGATCCGCAAGACTTTCAACATCAAGAATGACTTCACACCCGAGGAGGAGGCGGAGATCCGCAAGGAGAACCAGTGGGCTTTTGAGTAG